In one window of Shewanella goraebulensis DNA:
- a CDS encoding anaerobic C4-dicarboxylate transporter has translation MFYIHMLLLLAVIFVGIRHGGVAFGLLGGLGVSVLAFVFGIAPGSPPVSVMLIILAVVAASATLEATGGLKLLVKYAEKLLRKHPSQITFLGPLCTYSLTVLVGTGHSVYPLLPVIYDVAYKKGIRPERPLAMATVASQMGITASPIAAAAAVVMATAMDNSLDISLINVLSVTIPATLVGVLAGCAWSLHRGKDLDKDEEFQARLQDEDFRNNLIDPEVETTDQAHTDSIAKRGLALFLAGIFSVIVLAMFSKELLPEGVKMSVAIQFMMLSVGAIILLVTKVSPQKIVNSNVFTAGMTAVVIIFGIAWLSDTIISHHKSYLVSSLSDLVSAYPWSFAIAMFMASIFLKSQAAVLTIMFPLGFALGIPAPVLIGVIPACYAYFFFPFYPSDLAAISFDRSGTTNIGKYVLNHSFIIPGFIGVTTATVLGYFISTLVINH, from the coding sequence ATGTTTTATATTCATATGCTGTTGTTGTTGGCCGTGATATTTGTCGGTATCCGTCATGGTGGCGTCGCTTTTGGTTTGCTAGGCGGCTTAGGTGTGTCAGTGCTTGCGTTCGTATTTGGTATTGCGCCTGGCTCACCACCAGTCAGTGTTATGCTGATTATTCTTGCTGTAGTTGCAGCTTCTGCAACCTTAGAAGCAACTGGTGGTCTTAAATTACTGGTAAAATACGCTGAAAAGCTATTAAGAAAGCACCCAAGTCAAATTACTTTCCTTGGCCCTTTATGTACGTATTCTTTAACGGTATTAGTCGGAACAGGTCACTCAGTTTATCCATTATTACCTGTTATCTATGACGTTGCTTATAAGAAAGGTATCAGACCTGAACGTCCGCTAGCTATGGCAACTGTTGCATCGCAAATGGGGATTACAGCAAGTCCTATTGCAGCTGCTGCAGCAGTTGTGATGGCAACAGCCATGGACAATAGTCTAGATATTAGTTTAATCAATGTATTGTCTGTAACAATCCCTGCTACGTTGGTTGGTGTACTTGCTGGTTGTGCGTGGAGTTTACATCGTGGTAAAGATTTAGATAAAGATGAAGAATTTCAAGCGCGTTTACAAGATGAAGATTTTCGAAACAATCTAATTGATCCAGAAGTTGAAACAACTGACCAAGCTCATACTGATAGCATTGCTAAACGTGGTTTAGCGTTATTCTTAGCGGGTATTTTTTCAGTTATTGTATTGGCAATGTTCAGTAAAGAGTTGTTACCTGAAGGCGTGAAAATGTCGGTAGCAATTCAGTTTATGATGCTATCTGTTGGTGCGATTATTTTACTGGTGACAAAGGTGTCTCCGCAAAAAATTGTCAACAGTAATGTCTTTACAGCAGGTATGACAGCTGTGGTGATTATTTTTGGTATTGCATGGCTGAGTGACACAATTATTAGTCATCATAAAAGCTATTTAGTGAGTTCGCTTAGCGACTTAGTGAGTGCTTATCCTTGGTCTTTTGCTATTGCAATGTTCATGGCGTCTATCTTCCTGAAAAGCCAAGCTGCTGTGCTGACGATTATGTTTCCGTTAGGCTTTGCGTTAGGTATTCCTGCGCCAGTATTAATTGGTGTTATTCCAGCGTGTTATGCTTATTTCTTCTTCCCATTCTATCCAAGCGACTTAGCGGCAATTAGTTTTGATAGATCGGGTACAACTAATATCGGTAAATATGTCCTTAACCATAGCTTTATTATTCCAGGCTTTATTGGGGTAACAACGGCGACTGTTTTAGGTTATTTTATATCGACTTTGGTTATTAATCACTAA